The Bombus huntii isolate Logan2020A chromosome 1, iyBomHunt1.1, whole genome shotgun sequence genome contains a region encoding:
- the LOC126867109 gene encoding transcription initiation factor TFIID subunit 1 isoform X1 produces the protein MADSEEENDKDITSGINMTGFLFGNIDDNGQLEDDILDPEAKQHIASLNRLGLSSFIREMMQNDDITEEKENESNDKPEEKNDMIDEKDTSYVKKSPSALDFFDINELAEDEREESGKQDMFEVKTEKENADYDADDEEVVNKSDTQLMPPPPIPEEKEALTAEEAEAARQRKLETPLASMLPSKYANVDVTELFPDFRANKVLRFSRLFGPGKPSSLPQIWKGVKRRRKKKRHHDIRDSDSGSDQEEKKAKFKGWMMQYGPDPTPDICRSDDETKLLMPVEDKEQVDKSGETGENGDMGPKVADWRFGPAQLWYDMLQVPETGDGFNYGFKIVDKLDEQSNKDNKDTKDTNEEFSDDAFLMVSQLHWEDDVIWNGDDIKHKVLQKLNSKNNAAGWVPSSGNRTAQAFSQPGKGAPVQVASNVRLATSQITTPLHMQSQKTKLNMNKGNQQQNREENYDDTWYSIFPVENEELVYGLWEEEVIWDPENMKKIPKPKILTLDPNDENIVLGIPDDIDPALIHKDNGPQPKVKIPHPHVKKSKLLLGKAGVINVLEEDTPPPPPKSPDRDPFNISNDTYYMPRSSETTLRLKVGGGNLIQHSTPVVELRVPFVQTHMGQIRLRNFHRPPLRRFSHGPLAHPGPHSVLPLIKHIKKKAKQREQERIASGGGDVFFMRTPEDLTGKDGELVLIEFSEEHPPLMNQVGMCSKVKNYYKRKAGKDQGPQKYKYGETAYAHTSPFLGILTPGQSIQAVENNMYRAPIYEHKIPETDFLVIRTRQQYYIREMDALFVAGQECPLYEVPGPNSKRANNFVRDFLQVFIYRLFWKSNDTPRRIKMDDIKRAFPSHSESSIRKRLKLCADFKRTGMDSNWWVIKPDFRLPTEEEIRAMVSPEQCCAYFSMIAAEQRLKDAGYGEKFLFTPQDDDDEEMQLKMDDEVKVAPWNTTRAYIQAMKGKCLLQLAGPADPTGCGEGFSYVRVPNKPTISKEEQEAQPKRTVTGTDADLRRLSLNNAKALLRKFGVPEEEIKKLSRWEVIDVVRTLSTEKAKAGEEGMTKFSRGNRYSIAEHQERYKEECQRIFDLQNRVLSSNEVLSTDEGESSEEDSSDIEEMGKNIENMLSNKKTSTQLSLEREEQQRHELRKMLMGEVQEQDKKSKEKKKDDEEDSPVNNFNSQQGRVLKIYRTFRNPEGKEYTRVELVRKSAVIDTYIKIRNSKDETFIKQFATLDEAQKEEMKREKRRIQEQLRRIKRNQERERMLGGPMAGNNASLSNIFDRSNTNTPTTTSSNSILPFCNSFQSTSSASKHPKPEVSPTKRKKPKLKPDLKLKCGACGNVGHMRTNKACPLYQNSITTAPVNVAMTEEQEEEIEKQLNTDDQDLVNVDGTKVKLSSKLIKHAEEMKRRTLLLKVPKEAVNSKKRRRATGDDHCDYLKRQQRPANRRRTDPVVVMSTMLESILNEMRDLPDVQPFLFPVNAKAVPDYYKIIQRPMDLQTIRENLRLKKYQSREEFLADVNQIVENSTLYNGSKSSLTVAAKRMLETCVERLGEKEDRLMRLEKAINPLLDDNDQVALTFIIDNVVNNKLKSMTEAWPFLKPVNKKLVKDYYNVIKRPMDLETISKKVSAHKYHNRHEFLRDIEQILENCTVYNGKESPFTQKAELLVKVCKETLDEYDEHLTQLENNILLVQKRAMEQADIDPSWLGPDEENYTIVEPEFRGSQTSSPENPFGKSNMDDFDFVDVEGDMEGDGSRSVNSKKKDVLEEDLQFSSEDEFDEVPFGTDEQSENAEMETLELNEVREGTESGVVLADDDSQQAAEAMVQLGNVGFYMADQQLLQQDESMDVDPNYDPSDFLLAGLPARDEKSENKIQDDLAVSESDDDTENNAKQKQKTPQQLPQPEEDVGGDLWF, from the exons ATGGCCGATTCtgaagaagaaaatgataaagaCATAACGTCTGGGATCAATATGACTGGTTTTTTGTTTGGCAACATTGATGACAATGGTCAACTGGAAGATGATATTCTTGATCCAGAGGCAAAGCAACATATAGCTTCACTGAATAGGCTTGGATTAAGTTCGTTTATTCGTGAAATGATGCAAAATGATGATATCacggaggaaaaagaaaatgaatctAACGATAAGCCTgaagaaaaaaatgatatgATTGACGAGAAAGATACCAGTTACGTTAAGAAATCACCTAGTGCTCTTGACTTTTTTGATATAAATGAATTAGCAGAGgatgaaagagaagaaagtg GTAAGCAAGACATGTTTGAAGTAAAAactgaaaaggaaaatgctgaTTATGATGCTGATGATGAAGAGGTTGTTAATAAATCTGATACGCAATTAATGCCACCTCCTCCAATTCccgaagaaaaagaagcacTTACTGCAGAAGAAGCAGAAGCTGCACGTCAGCGTAAATTAGAAACCCCTCTTGCTTCTATGCTACCATCAAAATATGCCAATGTTGATGTTACTGAATTGTTTCCTGATTTTCGAGCTAATAAAGTTTTGAGGTTTTCAAGATTATTTGGTCCAGGAAAACCTAGTAGTCTTCCACAAATATGGAAAGGTGTTAAAAGGAGACGTAAAAAGAAACGACATCATGATATTAGAGATTCTGATTCTGGCTCTGATcaagaggaaaaaaaagcAAAGTTTAAA GGCTGGATGATGCAATATGGTCCAGACCCAACACCAGATATATGTCGTTCCGATgatgaaacaaaattattaatgcCAGTAGAAGATAAAGAACAAGTTGATAAATCAGGCGAAACTGGAGAAAATGGAGATATGGGGCCAAAAGTTGCAGATTGGCGATTTGGTCCTGCACAGCTTTGGTATGATATGCTTCAAGTTCCAGAAACAGGGGATGGTTTTAACTATGGATTTAAAATCGTTGACAAg TTAGATGAACAAAgtaataaagataataaagaTACCAAAGACACTAATGAGGAATTTTCTGATGATGCATTTTTAATGGTATCACAATTACACTGGGAAGATGATGTCATATGGAATGGTGATGATATAAAGCATAAG GTATTACAGAaattaaatagtaaaaataatgCAGCTGGATGGGTACCATCCAGTGGGAACAGAACTGCTCAGGCATTCAGTCAACCAGGGAAAGGAGCACCTGTACAGGTCGCATCAAACGTTCGATTAGCCACTTCGCAAATTACAACTCCATTACACATGCAATCTCAGAAAACTAAATT GAACATGAATAAAGGGAATCAGCAACAAAATCGGGAAGAAAATTACGATGATACTTGGTACTCTATTTTTCCTGTAGAAAATGAAGAATTGGTGTATGGACTTTGGGAAGAAGAAGTAATTTGGGATCCTGAGAATATGAAGAAGATACCAAAGCCTAAAATTCTTACTTTGGATCCAAATGATGAGAATATTGTTCTTGGTATTCCTGATGACATAGATCCAGCACTGATTCATAAAGATAATGGACCTCAACCAAAAGTAAAAATACCTCATCCTCATGTGaagaaaagtaaattattattaggaaaAGCTGGCGTAATTAACGTATTGGAAGAAGACACTCCACCTCCACCACCAAAATCACCTGATAGAGAtccatttaatatttcaaatgatAC ATACTATATGCCGCGATCGTCAGAAACAACATTACGATTAAAAGTTGGAGGTGGAAATTTGATACAACATAGTACGCCAGTAGTAGAATTACGTGTTCCATTTGTTCAAACTCATATGGGCCAAATTCGGCTTCGAAATTTCCATAGACCACCTTTAAGAAGATTTAGCCACGGACCGCTTGCTCATCCTGGTCCACATTCTGTCCTGCCATTAATAAAGCATATCAAAAAGAAAGCCAAA CAAAGAGAACAAGAAAGAATTGCATCTGGTGGAGGTGATGTCTTTTTCATGAGAACTCCTGAAGATTTAACTGGCAAAGATGGTGAATTGGTACTTATTGAATTTTCTGAAGAACATCCCCCGTTGATGAATCAAGTAGGAATGTGTTCCAAGGTGAAAAATTACTACAAGAGAAAGGCAGGCAAAGATCAAGGACCACAGAAATACAAATATGGTGAAACCGCTTATGCCCATACTAGCCCATTTCTTGGAATTCTTACACCTGGTCAAAGTATACAAGCAGTggaaaataatatgtatagaGCGCCAATTTATGAGCACAAAATTCCAGAAACAGATTTCTTAGTTATAAGAACAAG ACAACAATATTATATCAGAGAAATGGATGCTTTATTCGTTGCTGGTCAAGAATGTCCATTATATGAAGTTCCAGGTCCTAATTCAAAGAGAGCTAATAATTTTGTGAGAGATTTTTTACAAGTATTTATATACAGATTATTTTGGAAATCTAATGATACGCCCCGACGTATTAAAATGGATGATATTAAAAGAGCATTTCCTTCGCATAGTGAGAGTAGTATTAGGAAACGTTTGAAACTATGTGCTGATTTTAAAAGAACAG GCATGGATTCAAATTGGTGGGTTATAAAACCCGACTTTAGGTTACCAACCGAAGAAGAGATTCGAGCAATGGTGTCTCCGGAACAATGCTGCGCTTATTTTAGTATGATTGCAGCTGAGCAAAGACTAAAGGATGCTGGTTATGGTGAAAAGTTCCTATTTACTCCTCAAGATGATGATGACGAagaaatgcaattaaaaatggaCGATGAAGTTAAAGTTGCGCCTTGGAATACGACACGAGCATACATTCAAGCTATGAAAGGTAAATGCTTGTTACAGCTAGCAGGACCAGCTGATCCAACAGGTTGTGGTGAAGGATTTTCCTATGTTCGAGTACCAAATAAACCAACGATTAGTAag GAAGAACAAGAAGCTCAACCAAAACGGACTGTGACTGGAACTGATGCCGATTTAAGAAGGTTATCATTAAATAACGCAAAAGCGTTACTTCGAAAATTTGGTGTGCCTgaggaagaaattaaaaaattatctcgATGGGAGGTAATCGATGTTGTTAGAACGTTGTCAACAGAAAAAGCTAAAGCTGGAGAAGAGGGCATGACTAAATTTTCACGAGGAAATCGTTACTCTATAGCTGAGCATCAAGAAAGATACAAAGAAGAATGTCAgagaatttttgatttacaaaaTCGTGTTTTATCTTCTAATGAGGTTTTGAGTACAGATGAAGGCGAGAGTTCTGAAGAAGATAGTTCTGATATAGAAGAGATGGGTAAAAACATAGAAAACATGCTTTCCAACAAAAAAACTAGTACCCAATTATCACTTGAACGAGAGGAACAACAACGACATGAATTACGAAAGATGTTAATGGGTGAAGTTCAAGAACAAGATAAGAAGTctaaagagaaaaagaaggatgACGAGGAGGACAGCCCCGTAAATAACTTTAACTCGCAACAGGGTAGAGTTCTTAAAATTTATCGGACATTTAGAAATCCAGAGGGCAAAGAATATACAAGGGTAGAATTAGTAAGGAAGTCTGCGGTAATAGAtacttatataaaaattagaaattctaAGGATGAAacgtttattaaacaatttgcaaCATTGGACGAGGcacaaaaagaagaaatgaagagagagaaaagaagaattcAGGAACAACTACGTAGGATTAAACGAAATCAAGAACGTGAACGTATGCTTGGTGGCCCAATGGCAGGAAACAATGCGTCATTGAGTAATATATTCGACCGTAGTAATACCAATACCCCAACCACTACGTCCTCAAACAGTATCCTTCCATTCTGTAATTCATTCCAATCTACTTCTTCTGCTTCTAAACATCCTAAACCGGAAGTATCTCCTACTAAACGTAAGAAACCTAAACTTAAACCAGATCTCAAACTGAAATGTGGTGCTTGTGGTAATGTAGGTCACATGCGTACGAATAAAGCTTGCCCTTTATATCAGAATAGCATAACTACAGCGCCCGTGAATGTTGCGATGACAGAAGAACAAGAGGAAGAAATTGAGAAACAGCTTAATACAGATGATCAAGATCTTGTTAATGTAGATGGAACTAAAGTGAAGTTATCGTCCAAATTAATTAAG CATGctgaagaaatgaaaagacgCACGTTACTCTTGAAGGTGCCTAAGGAGGCAGTAAACTCTAAGAAACGAAGGAGAGCTACCGGAGATGATCATTGTGATTATCTTAAACGACAACAGAGACCTGCTAATAGACGTAGAACAGATCCTGTTGTAGTTATGTCTACAATGCTAGAAAGTATACTTAACGAAATGCGAGACCTACCTGACGTTCAACCTTTTTTATTTCCTGTTAATGCCAAA GCTGTTCCtgattattataaaatcatacAAAGACCTATGGATTTACAAACCATACGTGAAAATTTaagattaaagaaatatcAAAGTCGAGAAGAATTTTTGGCTGACGTTAATCAGATTGTAGAAAACTCAACTCTGTATAATGGATCAAAGAGTTCATTAACGGTAGCAGCTAAGCGTATGCTGGAAACTTGTGTAGAAAGACTTGGAGAAAAGGAAGATCGTCTGATGAGATTAGAAAAAGCAATTAATCCTCTACTAGATGACAATGACCAAGTCGCCCTTACTTTTATCATAGACAAtgttgtaaataataaattgaaatctATGACAGAAGCTTGGCCATTCTTGAAACCAGttaataagaaattagtaaaagattattataatgttattaaaaGACCTATGGATCTAGAAACTATATCTAAAAAGGTATCTG CGCATAAGTATCATAATCGTCATGAGTTTCTTAGGGATATTGAACaaattttggaaaattgtACAGTGTATAACGGAAAGGAATCTCCATTTACGCAGAAAGCAGAATTGCTAGTAAAAGTTTGTAAAGAAACATTAGATGAG TATGATGAACATTTAACacaattagaaaataacaTACTATTGGTACAAAAGCGAGCAATGGAGCAAGCAGACATTGATCCTTCATGGCTTGGACCAGATGAGGAAAATTATACCATTGTAGAGCCTGAATTTAGAGGG AGTCAAACAAGTTCGCCAGAAAATCCATTCGGTAAATCGAATATGGATGATTTTGATTTTGTGGACGTGGAAGGCGACATGGAAGGCGATGGTAGTAGAAGCGTAAattcgaaaaagaaagatgtCCTTGAAGAAG ATTTACAATTCTCTAGCGAAGATGAATTTGATGAGGTTCCATTTGGTACGGATGAACAGTCGGAAAATGCGGAAATGGAAACACTTGAGCTAAATGAAGTTAGAGAAGGTACAGAAAGTGGAGTAGTATTAGCAGATGATGATAGTCAACAAGCAGCGGAAGCTATGGTTCAATTGGGTAATGTCGGCTTTTATATGGCAGACCAACAATTGCTTCAGCAAG ATGAAAGTATGGATGTTGATCCTAATTACGATCCTTCAGACTTCTTGTTAGCTGGTTTACCAGCAAGAGATGAAAAAAGTGAAAACAAGATACAAGACGACCTTGCTGTCTCTGAAAGTGATGATGATACAGAAAATAACgcaaaacaaaaacaaaaaacgcCACAACAATTACCGCAACCAGAGGAGGATGTTGGTGGTGATCTTTGGttctaa